A region of the Chrysiogenia bacterium genome:
AGAGTGCGTATTGGCAAACTCTACTTTTTCGAGGATGAGGAGACCGTTCTCGCCACGCCGTGAGAGCGCCCACGCCGTTGCGACTCCGGCAGGGCCGCCACCGATGACTGCGATGCGGGCGCGCTGCATGGATCCCTTATTTTTCAGTCTGGTGCGAAAGCCCGACACTGCAGCTTTGAGCCATACGCGAGAACAACAAAACACCTTCGCGAGAGCATTGCTCTTCGCAGTTACACGCTATCAAGGCCCGATAGCCCAGCCGTATGAGATTTCTCATACGCTTGGCGAAGAGCTCGGTCGGCATGAGAATTCTCATATAACACCGTTTTAATTCTTCGATAAGCTTCGCGGCAGCATCGGATTCCCCGCGCCGGGCGGGTCAGTCAACGGTCGAACGCACAACAAGCTCCGGCTTCGGCGATCGATCCTTACGAGCAGAGTGAGGCGCACGCATGAAGATCCTTTTCTCCACCACCCTCGGTCCCTATCGAGAGCAGTATTTCAACACCTCCCCCACTGATGTTTTCAATCAGCGCTTTTCCCGGGGTGACGGGATTTTCAGCATGCAGGGGCACCTGCACATGCAGGGGCTCCATGTCATTGCGCAGAACATCTCCACGCCCTCGATCGTGCTCGAGTATCCGCGGCGGGAGGACTTCATCGCCGAGATCAAGAAGGGCTACGACTACGTAGGGATCAGTTCCTTCCACAATCAGGTACCCAGCGTGATCGAGATGTGCGAACTCACGCGCAAGTACGCGCCAGGCAGCAAGATCGTGCTGGGCGGGTACGGCGCGGTGGGAATCGAATCGTGTCTGCCGATTGAGGAACGCAACCGCCTCTGTGACTATATCTGCCACGAAGAGGGGGCGCGCTACATGCGCAAGCTGCTCGGTGAGGACCCGTCTGCCCCCATGCAACAGTCCCACCTGCCCCGCTGGGCGCTGAGCATGCCGATGCTCTCGGGCAATTTTGCCGCCGAGCTGGTCCCCGTTGTGGTGGGAAGCCTCGGCTGCATCAATGGTTGCGACTTCTGCGGCACGACCGAAATGTTCAAGCAGCGACGCGTGGAAATGCTCTCACCAGAGCAGGTCTACGCCGAGTTCCGCAGGGCGTGGGAAGAGAACCCCATGACCCCGAACCTGACCCTCCTCGAGGAAGACTCCTATATGAACAAGGAGTACATCAGCGAGGTCGGGCGCCTGCTGCGCGAGGACAAGGACTTCGGCCTGGCGCACTACAACTTCTACTGCCTCTCGAGCAACAAGGCATTCTCGCAGTGGAAGGATTTCGACGACATCATGCTGACCGGCATCTCCAATGTCTTCATCGGCGTGGAATCGAAGTTCGCCCAGGACGAGGGTTACAACAAGCGCAAGGGTCGCACCATCGACGAAACCTTCCGCGATCTGCACCGCCGCGGCATTGCCACCACCGGCGCGTGGATGGCGGGTTTCGACTTCCAGACACCCGAGAACATCGAAGAGGACCTGGCCTATTTTGTCTCGCTGCAGCCGACCATGCAGCAGCTCACGCGCCTGTGCCCCTTCCCGGCCACCAAGATGTGGCTCGACATGAAGGATCAGGGCCGCATTCGTGAAGACGTGCAATGGGAAGAGATCAGCTTCTTCGGCGGCGGCGGCGTGCCGGCAAAGAACTTCACTGAAGAACAGATGATGAGCATCATCGACAATGGTTACAAGCGTCTCTACGAGACCTGGGGTCCGACAATGGCGCGCCAGCTCGACGTTGCACTCAAGGGTTACGAGCACTGCACCACCGTCAACAAGAATCAGTATTACCGCGACCGTGCCAAGTTCCATGCGCGCATGGCGAAGACAACATTCCCGCTGATGAAGGCCATGGAGATCTATGCGCCCAACAATATTGTGCGCAAGCGAATGAAGGACCTTCAGCACAACTATTCGCGACTGATCGGAGAACCCACCAAGGCGCAGAAGGCAATGAGCCAGGCCATCGTGGGTGCCGCGGGCTTCAAGCGCTTCATCGAGACCTTCTATCCCCACGAGAACAACATCCGCGAAGAACCCTTCTCGAAGTACATCTACCACAAGAAGAACAAACCCGGTGAGCCTCCCTACAAGCGCGTGATCGCGGGCGAGTCGGCGGTCAACAATGGACTGCGCAAGGTGCAGAGCTCGCTGACAGGGATGATGTGGTCTGCCTCGGGACTGACCCAGCTCGCCGAGAAGATCACCCCCTTCCGCAATACCGGACAGAGCATCGCGCCCCAGGACATCGTGGGTCGCTGAGGAAACGGGCGGGGCCGCCGCGCCCAGAGGTGGATAATTGGAGAGACTGGGCTTCATAGCGAACTGACTGGTCGGCCAGTCAGATACGAGGGACCCCGATGAGCTGGAACGTCAAGAATCGCTGGAATGACTCCGAAGCGAGCAAACTGGGCTCGACACTCGACGAAATTGTTTACGCCTCCCGCCTGCTGGGAGCCGATCCATCGCTCGTCCTTCACGGCGGCGGCAACACCTCGGCCAAGGGGAAGGTCTGCAACCTGCTGGGCGAAGCGCAGGACGTCCTCTTCATCAAGGGTTCGGGATGGGACCTGGCGACGATCGAGGGGCCGGGATTTCCGGCAACTGATCTCACACACCTTCGGAAGCTGCGTCGTCTGGAGCGCCTCTCTGACGAGGACATGGTCAATGAGCTGCGCACGCACCTGCTCGATGCCAGCTCCCCCACTCCTTCGGTGGAAGCGCTCCTGCACGCTTTCATCCCACACCCTTTCATCCTGC
Encoded here:
- a CDS encoding radical SAM protein; this encodes MKILFSTTLGPYREQYFNTSPTDVFNQRFSRGDGIFSMQGHLHMQGLHVIAQNISTPSIVLEYPRREDFIAEIKKGYDYVGISSFHNQVPSVIEMCELTRKYAPGSKIVLGGYGAVGIESCLPIEERNRLCDYICHEEGARYMRKLLGEDPSAPMQQSHLPRWALSMPMLSGNFAAELVPVVVGSLGCINGCDFCGTTEMFKQRRVEMLSPEQVYAEFRRAWEENPMTPNLTLLEEDSYMNKEYISEVGRLLREDKDFGLAHYNFYCLSSNKAFSQWKDFDDIMLTGISNVFIGVESKFAQDEGYNKRKGRTIDETFRDLHRRGIATTGAWMAGFDFQTPENIEEDLAYFVSLQPTMQQLTRLCPFPATKMWLDMKDQGRIREDVQWEEISFFGGGGVPAKNFTEEQMMSIIDNGYKRLYETWGPTMARQLDVALKGYEHCTTVNKNQYYRDRAKFHARMAKTTFPLMKAMEIYAPNNIVRKRMKDLQHNYSRLIGEPTKAQKAMSQAIVGAAGFKRFIETFYPHENNIREEPFSKYIYHKKNKPGEPPYKRVIAGESAVNNGLRKVQSSLTGMMWSASGLTQLAEKITPFRNTGQSIAPQDIVGR